A region of the Micropterus dolomieu isolate WLL.071019.BEF.003 ecotype Adirondacks linkage group LG10, ASM2129224v1, whole genome shotgun sequence genome:
tacagtacaggtaCTGTGAACAGAGTTTGTGTCAGCTGTGTCACTCTCATAGGACACCCAGGTATCAGGTGGTTTCTAGCTGGTAAACAGACCTTCAGAAACAGATACTCCTGATTTTGTGAGGTCATAACTGATGGATCAATTTACAGGAATTTAAAAAAGGGGGATCTCTGAGAACACACTTTCTAGTTATTATGGAGGAGCCAGTATAGGAATGGTGGGAGGGAGGTCAAAGTTTGTAGAGGACACTTAGTATCAGTTTCACGTTAATGGAGTAGGGGATGGCCATTAAGTGGCATTGGTCTGGAGGACAGGAAAGCTGCAACTTTGGAGAACCGCTCTGACGCACATTGCTATGATTTTTCACCTTCCATTACAGCATGGATATACCCTCTTTGCGGTGTGACAAGCAGCTATATCACCTGTTGTTTATACTGTGTTAGGTTTATTCACATGGCAAAATAGACAAAATGAAAGGGCTGAACAGACTCTGCATGCAACAAGCCCTCTAGTTTTTCGGATGGCGGGGAGGAAAGCATTGCCGTTGGCTTGTCGCTGCTTGTCTGAGAGGAAAGCCAGGAGCCCTGGGGCGAGGTGTCCACTTTCAGTGCATACCTTACCTTCAGCTGCCTCATGTTTCGTAACTCAACACGACTCAAGGGTCACAGAGATGGGGAAGCACTCAGATCCACAGCAGATCAGCTTACATGAATCAAGAGGAATTTCCTATATTAATACAGGCAAGGCCATTAATAATGTGACAATACATCACCTGCATTATCTCCCTGCTCGGTTGTAGAATCATATCTGTTTCACAACACAGTGATTTCCCTTTGCTGTACTGACCTTTAGGGTTTGGTGCCATGCATGATGTTCAAACTGCTTCTAACCATGATGACAAGGCAATTCACTTGAAGCAATTTTTGCGCTTGTTATGTAAGAAGCTCAGCTTGGGTTTTATGACCACAGAATGATTCCAGTGTAGCATTTTGATTTAAAGCAACGGCAGCTACATCATCATGAACTAGAGAATGAATCCATCAAAAGTAGGGATGAGCTCATATCTGACAAACTGCTTCACAGTTCATGGCATGTGTGTCACCCTGTGGTTTTCCCCTGTTAGGCCAGAGATGAAGACCTCCATGGTGAGAGATCCCCTCAGCACTCCCATACAGAAGACTCGCCCAGACTGGTGTTGAAGATAAACAGCAATGTCAGAGTAAGAGGACTCTATCAATGTatcttttgttttcaaatgtaaagtATTATTACGCATAGACTATCAAATTACAAGATTAAAACAGCTTTATGCACATGTATCTTGTGTTCCTCTTACCGTAAGAAGTTAGGATAAAGTGAGCCTATCTCCCATGACTGTATATTTgtacaaattgtttgttttcagctaGGATCTAGGATCTATCATATCAATGACCCTCCACAGTCTCTCTCCCCTGTGCCACAGGTATGTGATTGGTGCAAGCATGTCCGTCACACTAAAGAATACCTGGACTTCGGATCTGGTGAGGAACGACTTCAGTTCTGCAGCACCAAGTGTCTGAATCAGTACAAGATGGATGTTTTCTACAGAGAAGCCCGTGCAGCTCTTACAAGCTCCAGCCCAAGCAGAGCCAGCCAGGAGGGGAGGGCGGACAGCGGTGTGAGTGGGCAAAAGCTACTCACTCCTGAGTCttggaacagcagcagcagtgcaggAGAGGCTCGTCATAGAAACCTTTCCCCTAAAGGGGCTACGCCAATGCATGGATCAGCAGAATCCACCTCCATCTCCACCTCAGAGGCATCCTCTTCTAATTCCAAGGTCCCTGTCTCTGGGCTGAGGACACTGGAGAGACCCATCCATCCTCCTCCACACCCCCCTGTTGTGGAGGTATCACCCCATCCTGCTTCCCttcatcctccacctcttcctcgcCCCCCTTTGGAACATCAGCCAGTACCTCAAATGCACATGCCCTTCATCAGACCTCCTCTTCATGCTCAGGGCCTTAAAAGCCCCCTTGCCAACCACCCCAGACACCCAGGCCCCCCTTCCAGCCCTATTCACCGACCTCCTCACTCTCCTCACTTGCAGCCCCCGACCTCCACTTCCATGAATCCCCCTGGACTGATGCATCCTTTCCCAGGAGCCTATTTCCCTGGGTTGCACTCCCCTCCTCTGAACATGATGCCAAGAGGTCCAGTCCCAATGCCTCCTTTAATAAACTTTGGTATTCCTTCCTTCAGCCCTCTTCTGCCCCAACCTACTATACTGGTGCCTTATCCCATCATTGTTCCCCTACCTGTCCCCATACCCATTCCTATCCCCATTCCAGTTCCTTCTAAGGCAACCCTAGAAACTCCAAGTCACAGTGGTGTTATCCAGCCTGTGCCAGAAGGGGCAGACAGGGGTAGATCCAGGGCTACCAGGCCACCATCTCCAGGGAACCCTGAAGGGGTAGCCAACAAATTGGGTGGAACATTGACTCAAGGTCTCCCCTCACCAAGTGATCCCAACACAAGGGACACAGATTGGGTTAAATCAGAGAGGTCATTCCCCTCCCCAACATCCACATCCCACAGTGGCGCGTCCTCCCCCAGTGCACCGTACAGCGAATCCCCCTGCTCAGCCCCAGAGTCAGAGGTGCTGATAGACTTTAAGCAGTCAGAGCGACAAGTCATTCAAAGGGTTCTCCAAAGGACCCAAGTGAAGCTAGGGCCCAGTCCCAATGGAGTGGTGGATGTAGCAGTGTCTGGAACAGGGCAGGGTACCAGATCAGGGCTCCACGACATCATCAGACCCTCCCCTCCTCTGACACAGTCCCCTTCACATGACACTATCTACCACCACCGGGACTCCCACACTCCACCTTCACACACCCCACCCAGCCCCACAGGGAGCAGCCATCCATATGATGCCACGTCATCTGCCCTGACATCTCAGGACCACGGTCCAAAGGAGATGTCCTCTCCATCCACACCCGCCAGTCCAGACTCCTCCCTACCCCAGAGAGTACCAGCAGCACCCCCTGACCCTGCACTCAGTGAGCTGGAAGCTATCAAAGAGAACAAGTGCTCTGTTGTTGGCCCTGTGCGGGTTGAGGtcccagtcagtcagtcagaagaACCCTTAGCAGTAGTCGGGGAGGTAGGAGAGGACCCCCATGTACCTGATGAGGACCATGCCTATGCCCTGCCCACAGCGCCAAAGACAGGGACCACCCCACTGCTCTTGCCCAAACTCAGGGACAAGGGTAGCATGCGGAGCC
Encoded here:
- the LOC123977788 gene encoding sine oculis-binding protein homolog isoform X2, with amino-acid sequence MPEMEKGRPPENKRSRKPAHPVKREINQEMKTFAESTMNELLGWYGYDKVDLRDAEANEIRNYRERRQHVSVLKENSLPKPKSLDTKVCHSVLAMKSGERESSSVPSSSPSSSSTSSSLATPKEHKSAPVIVPLIKPSAVEDVQNVQIVCVWCQKEGVKRYSLCMGSELKSFCSEKCFAACRRAYFKRNKARDEDLHGERSPQHSHTEDSPRLVLKINSNVRVCDWCKHVRHTKEYLDFGSGEERLQFCSTKCLNQYKMDVFYREARAALTSSSPSRASQEGRADSGVSGQKLLTPESWNSSSSAGEARHRNLSPKGATPMHGSAESTSISTSEASSSNSKVPVSGLRTLERPIHPPPHPPVVEVSPHPASLHPPPLPRPPLEHQPVPQMHMPFIRPPLHAQGLKSPLANHPRHPGPPSSPIHRPPHSPHLQPPTSTSMNPPGLMHPFPGAYFPGLHSPPLNMMPRGPVPMPPLINFGIPSFSPLLPQPTILVPYPIIVPLPVPIPIPIPIPVPSKATLETPSHSGVIQPVPEGADRGRSRATRPPSPGNPEGVANKLGGTLTQGLPSPSDPNTRDTDWVKSERSFPSPTSTSHSGASSPSAPYSESPCSAPESEVLIDFKQSERQVIQRVLQRTQVKLGPSPNGVVDVAVSGTGQGTRSGLHDIIRPSPPLTQSPSHDTIYHHRDSHTPPSHTPPSPTGSSHPYDATSSALTSQDHGPKEMSSPSTPASPDSSLPQRVPAAPPDPALSELEAIKENKCSVVGPVRVEVPVSQSEEPLAVVGEVGEDPHVPDEDHAYALPTAPKTGTTPLLLPKLRDKGSMRSPANVPSSGDMEPALKRRCLRIQNK
- the LOC123977788 gene encoding sine oculis-binding protein homolog isoform X1, yielding MPEMEKGRPPENKRSRKPAHPVKREINQEMKTFAESTMNELLGWYGYDKVDLRDAEANEIRNYRERRQHVSVLKENSLPKPKSLDTKVCHSVLAMKSGERESSSVPSSSPSSSSTSSSLATPKEHKSAPVIVPLIKPSAVEDVQNVQIVCVWCQKEGVKRYSLCMGSELKSFCSEKCFAACRRAYFKRNKARDEDLHGERSPQHSHTEDSPRLVLKINSNVRSLSPVPQVCDWCKHVRHTKEYLDFGSGEERLQFCSTKCLNQYKMDVFYREARAALTSSSPSRASQEGRADSGVSGQKLLTPESWNSSSSAGEARHRNLSPKGATPMHGSAESTSISTSEASSSNSKVPVSGLRTLERPIHPPPHPPVVEVSPHPASLHPPPLPRPPLEHQPVPQMHMPFIRPPLHAQGLKSPLANHPRHPGPPSSPIHRPPHSPHLQPPTSTSMNPPGLMHPFPGAYFPGLHSPPLNMMPRGPVPMPPLINFGIPSFSPLLPQPTILVPYPIIVPLPVPIPIPIPIPVPSKATLETPSHSGVIQPVPEGADRGRSRATRPPSPGNPEGVANKLGGTLTQGLPSPSDPNTRDTDWVKSERSFPSPTSTSHSGASSPSAPYSESPCSAPESEVLIDFKQSERQVIQRVLQRTQVKLGPSPNGVVDVAVSGTGQGTRSGLHDIIRPSPPLTQSPSHDTIYHHRDSHTPPSHTPPSPTGSSHPYDATSSALTSQDHGPKEMSSPSTPASPDSSLPQRVPAAPPDPALSELEAIKENKCSVVGPVRVEVPVSQSEEPLAVVGEVGEDPHVPDEDHAYALPTAPKTGTTPLLLPKLRDKGSMRSPANVPSSGDMEPALKRRCLRIQNK